From Pelosinus fermentans DSM 17108, the proteins below share one genomic window:
- the hisB gene encoding imidazoleglycerol-phosphate dehydratase HisB, whose product MMRTATMKRQTAETNISTTLNIDGTGKSEIATGIGFFDHMLLLLTKHGFMDLQLIAQGDLQVDGHHTVEDTGIVLGQALAKALGDKSGIKRYGTAFVPMDEALAMVSLDISGRPFLVFDVAIPSERIGDFDSELTEEFLRALSVHAGLTLHVRLLSGKNSHHIVEAIFKALGRALDEATSMDERIVGVMSSKGML is encoded by the coding sequence ATGATGCGTACTGCGACAATGAAGCGGCAAACCGCTGAAACAAATATCTCAACTACATTAAATATTGATGGAACTGGTAAAAGTGAAATCGCAACAGGGATTGGTTTTTTTGACCATATGTTACTGCTGCTAACCAAACATGGCTTTATGGATTTGCAGCTCATTGCGCAAGGCGATTTGCAGGTAGATGGACATCATACTGTAGAAGATACAGGAATTGTCTTAGGTCAGGCTCTGGCAAAAGCTTTAGGTGATAAAAGTGGTATTAAACGATATGGTACTGCTTTTGTACCTATGGACGAAGCCTTAGCAATGGTGTCTTTAGATATTAGCGGACGCCCCTTCCTCGTTTTTGATGTAGCGATACCTTCGGAAAGAATCGGTGATTTTGACAGTGAATTGACAGAAGAGTTTTTACGGGCTTTATCTGTACATGCGGGATTAACATTACATGTACGTCTATTGTCAGGCAAAAATTCTCACCATATTGTAGAAGCAATATTTAAGGCGTTAGGCAGGGCTCTTGATGAAGCCACGTCTATGGACGAGAGAATTGTTGGAGTGATGTCGAGTAAGGGGATGCTATAG
- the hisC gene encoding histidinol-phosphate transaminase, whose protein sequence is MMFDYRPGLENIKSYSVEEKEWDSKLDANESPNNLPPLVHERVINQIEYMAFNRYPDIGMLDLRALIAEAFATTIQNIVIGNGSSEILLALCQTFGGPGRSIIFPTPSFSMYGIYTQLTDSQAVPVTLNEDFSLSPEKVVEAAEQSKAKLIILCNPNNPTGTIIPQEDIEYILSKVQCPVVVDEAYYEFYGKSAISLMKKYDHLIVARTLSKAYGLAAIRVGYMLSNAQSVSMVNKVMMPYHINTLSLITAQVVYQMRDEFMPIIGQIIEERKRLADSLSAIAGITVYPSETNFILIKTEKAQKLSAYLSEKNIGIRDFSTAPLLINCIRITVGTPLENDNVYKAIKTFMNE, encoded by the coding sequence ATGATGTTTGATTATCGACCAGGATTAGAAAATATAAAATCCTATTCAGTAGAAGAAAAGGAATGGGATAGTAAGCTTGATGCTAATGAAAGTCCTAATAATTTGCCCCCTTTAGTACATGAAAGAGTTATAAACCAGATCGAATATATGGCATTTAACCGTTACCCCGATATCGGAATGTTAGATTTACGAGCATTGATTGCAGAAGCTTTTGCGACTACGATTCAAAATATCGTAATTGGTAATGGATCAAGTGAGATCTTATTGGCTCTATGCCAAACTTTTGGCGGACCAGGAAGGAGCATTATTTTTCCGACTCCCTCTTTTTCCATGTATGGTATTTATACTCAATTAACGGACAGTCAAGCCGTTCCAGTAACATTAAATGAAGACTTTTCCCTATCACCAGAAAAGGTTGTGGAAGCGGCAGAGCAGTCCAAGGCTAAGTTGATTATTCTATGCAATCCCAATAACCCCACAGGTACAATTATTCCACAAGAGGATATCGAATATATTCTAAGTAAAGTACAGTGTCCTGTTGTCGTTGACGAAGCTTATTATGAATTCTATGGTAAATCAGCTATTAGTCTTATGAAAAAGTACGACCATTTAATTGTAGCAAGAACCTTATCGAAAGCTTATGGCTTAGCGGCAATTCGTGTAGGATATATGTTGTCTAATGCCCAGAGTGTATCTATGGTAAATAAAGTTATGATGCCTTATCACATCAATACCTTATCTTTGATTACTGCCCAAGTGGTATACCAAATGCGAGATGAGTTTATGCCAATCATTGGGCAGATTATTGAGGAACGCAAGCGCTTAGCGGATTCTCTGTCTGCAATAGCAGGTATTACAGTCTATCCTTCAGAGACTAATTTTATTTTAATAAAAACAGAGAAAGCACAAAAGCTGAGCGCTTACTTATCTGAGAAAAATATTGGTATTAGAGATTTTAGTACAGCACCTCTTCTTATCAACTGCATTAGAATTACAGTTGGAACGCCTTTAGAGAATGATAATGTATATAAGGCTATTAAAACATTTATGAATGAGTAA